From the Cryptomeria japonica chromosome 2, Sugi_1.0, whole genome shotgun sequence genome, one window contains:
- the LOC131071316 gene encoding MYB-like transcription factor EOBI: protein MYIQEEEDIRKGPWTLEEDMLLTNYINLCGEGRWNSVAKNSGLKRSGKSCRLRWINYLRPDLKRGNITPQEERLIIDLQNRWGNRWSRIARRLPGRTDNEIKNYWRTRIKRKLGTGNPSSEHSIDSSSISNPFLMQNSEFERYRVSQAIVQQNEALNKTVLHFGEQPKEDFVLNPIDSIKIPSEPNQLEGSSGVFETTTMPFELDWFAAMVSELYADTTEHGGMSQFIKF, encoded by the exons ATGTATATCCAGGAAGAAGAAGACATAAGGAAAGGTCCATGGACCTTAGAGGAGGATATGCTTCTCACCAACTATATAAACCTCTGTGGTGAAGGTCGTTGGAATTCTGTAGCCAAAAATTCAG GACTGAAGAGAAGTGGGAAAAGCTGCAGGCTGAGGTGGATCAATTATCTAAGGCCTGATCTAAAGAGAGGAAACATTACTCCACAAGAAGAACGCCTGATCATAGATCTTCAAAACCGATGGGGGAACAG ATGGTCAAGAATTGCAAGGCGTTTACCCGGGCGAACAGACAATGAAATTAAGAACTACTGGAGGACAAGGATTAAAAGGAAGCTCGGCACTGGAAATCCATCATCAGAACATTCAATTGATTCTAGCTCTATTTCAAATCCATTTCTCATGCAAAACAGTGAATTTGAAAGGTACAGAGTGTCTCAGGCTATCGTCCAGCAAAATGAAGCACTGAACAAGACAGTGCTTCATTTTGGTGAACAGCCAAAAGAGGATTTTGTACTTAACCCAATTGATTCAATCAAAATACCAAGCGAACCAAACCAGTTGGAGGGCAGTAGTGGAGTATTTGAAACTACAACTATGCCTTTTGAACTGGATTGGTTTGCAGCCATGGTATCTGAGTTATATGCAGATACAACGGAACATGGAGGAATGTCCCAATTCATCAAATTTTAA